The Shewanella halotolerans region TAGGCCTGCCGCCAGCGTTCAATCTGAGCCATGATCAAACTCTTCAATTAAAAGTTTTTTTGTTTGGCTTTCGCCAAACGACTCAATGAATTCTGATTCATATAAATGACTCGGAAGAATCATCTACATGTTTGTACATATTGCTATGAACACTCATCGTTGCATTGAGATTTAAATCGTTTTCGATTAACTCAATACCTGTGAGTGTCCACACAGATTTCTTGTTTTATCTTGTTAAAGAGCATTGCATCGTATGTTGATGCCGCCGTTGGCGCCGGGCCGTTGGCTTAGGGATGCGTATTCTACACTTCCCGATGTTGGCGTCAAGGGTTAATTTTAAGAAGTTTTTCAAGCGTCGATTCTTTAACCAGAAGGCGACATTTGAAAGCCTTAAACCACTCTCTGCCCGACTCAACTCATTGCGTTTAACCGCGACTGGAATCGAGTCACTGACCAGGCTGAACCCCTCTGTTTATCTGGCTTTCACCAGTTGAAGAAGTTGCTGCGCCGTATCAGTGGATGCGCATTATAGGGAGACGATTCTTTTACGCAAGGGCTTTTTGAAAGAAAATGACACTTTGAAGACTAAGCGGGCAATAATCAGACATTACGTACAAAAAAGGGGCTAAAAAGCCCCTTTTTCCTATCTTTCGCTACCTTTTACTATCTTTTACTACTAGTGAGTAATAGTCGCAGCCAGGTTATTGGCTAAAGAAGCGTGACTCTTGGGTCGCCTCGACTGTCTCACCGTCTAATACCGTGGTGACCTTGAAGTCGACTCTGGTCATGGCACGTGACAGTCCTACAGGATCCACGGCGACACTCACAGGCAGGGTCAACACCTCGCCTCCTTCGATAGTCACAGATTGCGGACCATACCACTGATAGTCAGGCAGACCGTCGACACTGAGTTGATACTCATGCTTGGCTTCCGTCTTATTGAGAATCTTCAGGGTAAAGGTGTTCTCGATTAGACCTTGATCATTTTCCCTAAAGAGCTGGTTACGGTCGCGAATGATATCGATACGTACAGGTGCTATGGTCACCGTCGCATAGATAAAGACCAAGATCATGAATGCCAACACGGCGCCATAACCCAGGAGCTTAGGTCGTAGTACCTTCTCTTTCACGCCTTCGAGTTTGTTTTCCGTGGTGTAGGCGATCAGGCCTTTGTCGTAACCCATGCGCTCCATAGTGGTATCACAGGCGTCGATACAAGAGCCACAGTTGATACACTCATATTGCAGACCATTACGAATATCGATACCGGTAGGACACACCTGCACACAGAGATCGCAGTCGATACAATCGCCCAGGCCAAGGGCCTTAGGATCCGCCTTTCGCGAACGGGGACCACGATCTTCACCACGCTTAGTGTCATAACCCACTATAAAGGTGTTCTTGTCGAACATAGCCGATTGGAAGCGGGCGTATGGGCACATGTGGATACACATGATCTCGCGCATCCAGCCGGCGTTACCATAGGTGGCCACGGTAAACAGGGTTACCCAGAAATAGATGGCGCCCGAGGCGCTGCCACTAAAGACGTCGGCATAGACTTCGGTAGTCGGTACGAAATAGGAGACGAAGGTCATGGCGGTGAGTAGCGACACCAACAACCAGGAGAGATGCTTGGCGGTCTTGCGCCAGACCTTATTAAAACTCCATGGCATCTGATCTAACTTCATCCGCTTATTACGGGCACCTTCAAATTTCTCTTCGAACCAGATGAAAATAAAGGTCCACACCGTCTGCGGGCAGGTATAACCACACCAGACACGGCCAAGATAAGTTGTCACAAAAAAGAGACCAAACGCGGCTATCATTAATAATGCAGCGAGTAAGGTAAGGTCTTGGGGCCAAATGGTTAGGCCGAAGATATGAAACTTCTGCTCACCCAGATTAAACCAGACGGCTTGTCTGTCTCCCCAGGGGATCCAGGGCAAGATAAGGAAAAAGAGCATAGCAACCCAGCCCAAGCGGCGACGTAGCTGAGTCCAAAATCCTTCTATTGCTCTAACATAAATACGATTGCGGGGATTAAAACGATCGGATTTATTCTCGTCCGGCTGATGA contains the following coding sequences:
- the ccoG gene encoding cytochrome c oxidase accessory protein CcoG; this encodes MNAESNKKDYSKAERIKIHQPDENKSDRFNPRNRIYVRAIEGFWTQLRRRLGWVAMLFFLILPWIPWGDRQAVWFNLGEQKFHIFGLTIWPQDLTLLAALLMIAAFGLFFVTTYLGRVWCGYTCPQTVWTFIFIWFEEKFEGARNKRMKLDQMPWSFNKVWRKTAKHLSWLLVSLLTAMTFVSYFVPTTEVYADVFSGSASGAIYFWVTLFTVATYGNAGWMREIMCIHMCPYARFQSAMFDKNTFIVGYDTKRGEDRGPRSRKADPKALGLGDCIDCDLCVQVCPTGIDIRNGLQYECINCGSCIDACDTTMERMGYDKGLIAYTTENKLEGVKEKVLRPKLLGYGAVLAFMILVFIYATVTIAPVRIDIIRDRNQLFRENDQGLIENTFTLKILNKTEAKHEYQLSVDGLPDYQWYGPQSVTIEGGEVLTLPVSVAVDPVGLSRAMTRVDFKVTTVLDGETVEATQESRFFSQ